From a region of the Agromyces ramosus genome:
- a CDS encoding SDR family NAD(P)-dependent oxidoreductase encodes MAVYDVADRSAIVTGAGSGIGRAIAVRLAESGAVVVVNDLNGDHAASVVTEITDAGGRAEASVGDVTDEAWIDASVRAANALAPLRIAVNNAGISGVSAPIGEYPEDSWAKVIDVNLNSIYRGMKLQLPAIAANGGGAIVNVASILGSVGFANSAAYVTAKHGVVGLTKNAALEYAEHGVRVNSVGPGFIKTPLIDENLDADAQAFLVGMHPLGRLGEADEVAHLVAFLASDAASFITGSYHLVDGGYTAR; translated from the coding sequence ATGGCTGTGTACGACGTCGCCGACCGGTCGGCCATCGTCACGGGAGCCGGCAGCGGCATCGGGCGGGCGATCGCGGTGCGGCTCGCCGAGAGCGGCGCCGTCGTCGTCGTCAACGACCTGAACGGCGACCATGCGGCATCCGTCGTCACAGAGATCACCGATGCCGGAGGCCGGGCCGAGGCATCCGTCGGCGACGTCACCGACGAGGCCTGGATCGACGCATCGGTGCGGGCCGCCAACGCCCTCGCCCCGCTGCGGATCGCCGTGAACAACGCCGGCATCAGCGGCGTCTCCGCGCCCATCGGCGAGTACCCCGAGGACAGCTGGGCCAAGGTCATCGATGTGAACCTCAACTCGATCTACCGAGGAATGAAGCTGCAGCTGCCCGCGATCGCGGCGAACGGCGGCGGTGCGATCGTGAACGTCGCATCGATTCTCGGCAGCGTCGGATTCGCGAACTCCGCCGCGTACGTCACGGCCAAGCACGGCGTGGTCGGCCTCACGAAGAACGCGGCGCTCGAGTACGCCGAGCACGGCGTACGCGTGAATTCGGTCGGACCGGGCTTCATCAAGACCCCGCTCATCGACGAGAACCTCGACGCCGATGCGCAGGCCTTCCTCGTGGGCATGCATCCGCTCGGGCGCCTCGGCGAGGCCGATGAGGTCGCCCACCTCGTGGCGTTCCTCGCGAGCGACGCGGCGAGCTTCATCACCGGCAGCTACCACCTCGTCGACGGCGGCTACACCGCGCGCTGA
- a CDS encoding amidase translates to MSGDRPRFDVVEASIAELRAALESGRVTSVELVEAYLARIEAYDRPGTPTALNALVVMNPEALADARGSDERRARGETLSPLDGIPYTAKDSYLARGLTAAAGSPAFEHLVAQRDAFTIERLRGAGAVLLGLTNMPPMANGGMQRGVYGRAESPYNAEYLTAAFGSGSSNGSGTATAASFAAFGLGEETWSSGRAPASNNALCAYTPSRGVISVRGNWPLVPTMDVVVPHTRSMADLLEVLDVIVADDDETRGDFWRVQPWVSIPPASEVRPRSYVELLRGKASATPAAALAGKRFGVPRMYINADPEAGTAEPGRTPGIGGSTGQRIDTRASVIDLWDAARRDLEAAGAEVVEVDFPVVSNYEGDRPGAPTIATRGIVSPEYLHHEIFDLSAWAWNDFLDANGDPALHALADVDGSRIFPHPEGALPDRYTGFDDDIAEYPEWARSHPLTALIDIPELEEGILGLEETRVVDLEEWMDGLGLDAVVFPAVADVGPADMDVDEASADLGWRNGVWVANGNLVPRHLGIPTVTVPMGTMRDIRMPVGLTFAGRAYDDADLLVLAAAFEATGSRRTPPPRTPRL, encoded by the coding sequence ATGAGCGGCGACCGCCCGCGGTTCGACGTCGTCGAGGCGTCGATCGCCGAGCTGCGTGCGGCGCTCGAGTCGGGCCGGGTCACGAGCGTCGAGCTCGTCGAGGCGTACCTCGCCCGCATCGAGGCGTACGACCGGCCCGGCACGCCGACCGCGCTGAACGCGCTCGTCGTGATGAACCCCGAGGCGCTCGCCGATGCGCGCGGGTCCGACGAGCGGCGGGCACGGGGCGAGACCCTCTCTCCGCTCGACGGAATCCCTTACACCGCCAAAGACAGTTACCTCGCCCGCGGCCTCACCGCCGCCGCCGGATCGCCCGCGTTCGAGCACCTCGTCGCCCAGCGCGACGCGTTCACGATCGAGCGGTTGCGCGGAGCAGGCGCCGTGCTCCTCGGGCTCACGAACATGCCGCCCATGGCGAACGGCGGCATGCAGCGCGGCGTCTACGGCCGCGCCGAGAGCCCGTACAACGCCGAGTACCTCACGGCCGCGTTCGGCTCGGGCTCGTCGAACGGCTCGGGCACCGCGACCGCGGCGAGCTTCGCGGCGTTCGGCCTCGGCGAGGAGACGTGGTCGTCGGGCCGCGCGCCGGCCTCGAACAACGCGCTCTGCGCATACACCCCGTCGCGCGGCGTGATCTCGGTGCGCGGCAACTGGCCCCTGGTTCCCACGATGGACGTCGTGGTGCCGCACACCCGGAGCATGGCCGACCTGCTCGAGGTGCTCGACGTCATCGTCGCCGACGACGACGAGACCCGCGGCGACTTCTGGCGCGTGCAGCCGTGGGTGTCGATCCCTCCTGCGTCGGAGGTGCGGCCCCGGTCGTACGTCGAGCTCCTCAGGGGCAAGGCCTCCGCGACGCCGGCCGCCGCGCTCGCGGGCAAGCGCTTCGGCGTCCCGCGCATGTACATCAACGCCGATCCCGAAGCCGGCACCGCCGAGCCCGGCCGCACCCCCGGCATCGGGGGATCGACCGGGCAGCGCATCGACACCCGGGCATCCGTCATCGACCTCTGGGACGCCGCGCGCCGCGATCTCGAGGCCGCCGGTGCCGAGGTGGTCGAGGTCGACTTCCCGGTCGTCTCGAACTACGAGGGAGACCGCCCCGGCGCGCCCACGATCGCGACACGCGGAATCGTGAGCCCCGAGTACCTGCACCACGAGATCTTCGACCTGTCGGCGTGGGCGTGGAACGACTTCCTCGACGCGAACGGCGACCCCGCCCTGCATGCGCTCGCCGACGTCGACGGGTCGCGCATCTTCCCGCACCCCGAGGGCGCGCTCCCCGACCGCTACACCGGGTTCGACGACGACATCGCCGAGTACCCCGAATGGGCGCGCTCGCACCCGCTCACCGCGCTCATCGACATCCCCGAACTCGAGGAGGGCATCCTCGGCCTCGAGGAGACCCGGGTCGTCGACCTCGAGGAGTGGATGGACGGGCTCGGTCTCGACGCCGTCGTCTTCCCCGCCGTCGCCGACGTCGGCCCCGCCGACATGGACGTCGACGAGGCATCCGCGGATCTCGGCTGGCGCAACGGCGTGTGGGTCGCGAACGGCAACCTCGTGCCGCGGCACCTCGGCATCCCGACCGTCACGGTGCCCATGGGCACGATGCGCGACATCCGGATGCCGGTGGGCCTCACCTTCGCCGGACGCGCCTACGACGACGCGGACCTGCTCGTGCTCGCCGCGGCGTTCGAGGCGACGGGCTCGCGCCGCACCCCGCCGCCACGCACGCCACGGCTCTGA
- a CDS encoding agmatine deiminase family protein, whose protein sequence is MSWRMPAETAPHERTWMAFPREGLTLGTEAAEREEGYAAWTAVAHAVAAFEPLTMVVDPSELERARRMLGSEIELVEAPLDEFWMRDFGPTFVVDDERPGVLGAVDWIFNGWGAPAWAEWRKAAEIARFVAARVGAELVNSVLVNEGGGIHVDGEGTVLLTETVQLDPNRNPYADRARVEAELARTIGSTHAVWLPRGLTRDYDDFGTNGHVDIVATIPSPGRLLLHAQGNPEHPDFEVTRELRALLAETTDAAGRPWDIVDLPAPETLRDHEGFVDWSYVNHLVVNDGVIACGFGEERADAAAREILAAAYPGRRVVTVDARPIFARGGGIHCITQQQPLLAPAAGAR, encoded by the coding sequence ATGAGCTGGCGCATGCCCGCCGAGACCGCACCGCACGAGCGCACCTGGATGGCGTTCCCGCGTGAGGGGCTGACCCTCGGCACCGAGGCCGCCGAGCGCGAGGAGGGCTACGCCGCCTGGACCGCCGTCGCCCACGCCGTCGCCGCGTTCGAGCCGCTCACGATGGTGGTCGACCCGAGCGAGCTCGAGCGAGCGCGCCGCATGCTGGGCTCCGAGATCGAGCTCGTCGAAGCACCGCTCGACGAGTTCTGGATGCGCGACTTCGGCCCGACCTTCGTCGTCGACGACGAGCGGCCCGGCGTGCTCGGCGCGGTCGACTGGATCTTCAACGGCTGGGGCGCGCCGGCCTGGGCGGAATGGCGCAAGGCGGCCGAGATCGCCCGGTTCGTGGCGGCGCGCGTCGGCGCAGAGCTCGTGAACTCGGTGCTCGTGAACGAGGGCGGCGGCATCCACGTCGACGGCGAGGGCACGGTGCTCCTCACCGAGACCGTGCAGCTCGACCCGAACCGCAACCCCTACGCCGACCGCGCGCGTGTCGAGGCCGAGCTCGCCCGCACGATCGGCTCGACGCATGCGGTGTGGCTGCCACGCGGCCTCACCCGCGACTACGACGACTTCGGCACGAACGGGCACGTCGACATCGTCGCGACGATCCCGTCGCCCGGGCGGTTGCTGCTGCACGCGCAGGGCAACCCCGAGCACCCCGACTTCGAGGTGACGCGCGAGCTCCGCGCGTTGCTTGCGGAGACGACGGATGCCGCGGGCCGGCCATGGGACATCGTCGACCTGCCCGCGCCCGAGACGCTCCGCGACCACGAGGGATTCGTCGACTGGAGCTACGTCAACCACCTCGTCGTCAACGACGGCGTGATCGCGTGCGGCTTCGGCGAGGAGCGAGCGGATGCCGCGGCGCGCGAGATCCTCGCAGCGGCCTACCCGGGTCGACGGGTCGTCACCGTCGACGCTCGTCCGATCTTCGCGCGCGGCGGCGGCATCCACTGCATCACGCAGCAGCAGCCGCTGCTCGCACCGGCGGCGGGCGCGCGATGA
- a CDS encoding purine-cytosine permease family protein, with amino-acid sequence MRNEAIDRQATDASPGTDRAGHVETHGADHIPASERHGRPRELFWVWMSANVIYLYFVIGGVLMLLGLSLWEALLITVLGNLWWAVVGLLAISGPASGTPSVAVMRAMFGVRGSRVFGAGLGVAIGIFYEIINIAFATLAALALLAGFGIELPAGAEWAVLVVVAGLSFVIGVYGHATILKLAPYFSAALAVVFIVLAVFVFGAADFSYAPVPMAPAEHWAMLLLGFAIVASSPLSWGTGADYARYLPADVSKRAVAWWTALGGFVPAIVIGTLGVVAGTAIDMTDPQLTIAEIVPGWFTPIFLAMIVLSSITNNVLVAYSTGLYAQGLGFRVSRAATVIITGVVATAAAGWFVFIAPSFLDTLNASLELAVTVLGPLVAVYAVDILLRRNRYDGRALTDERRGSPFWYHGGAFWPGVIAMLVATTVAALSANTTLYVGPIAAALGGADLSAIVGPLVAGGLYAGLWLTTRPYRDPAARPAATDAATGVGPHSAASVAVGDSAASEGHDETTDAAASAHRDLEVPA; translated from the coding sequence ATGCGCAACGAAGCCATCGACCGCCAGGCCACCGATGCGAGCCCCGGCACCGACCGCGCCGGCCACGTCGAGACCCACGGCGCCGACCACATCCCCGCCTCCGAGCGCCACGGCCGCCCGCGCGAGCTCTTCTGGGTGTGGATGTCGGCGAACGTCATCTACCTCTACTTCGTCATCGGCGGGGTGCTCATGCTCCTCGGCCTCTCGCTCTGGGAGGCGCTGCTCATCACCGTGCTCGGCAACCTCTGGTGGGCGGTCGTGGGCCTCCTCGCGATCAGCGGCCCGGCCTCGGGCACGCCGAGCGTCGCGGTCATGCGTGCCATGTTCGGCGTTCGAGGCAGCCGCGTCTTCGGTGCCGGCCTCGGGGTCGCGATCGGCATCTTCTACGAGATCATCAACATCGCCTTCGCCACCCTCGCCGCGCTCGCGCTCCTCGCCGGATTCGGCATCGAGCTTCCGGCGGGAGCGGAGTGGGCGGTGCTCGTCGTCGTCGCCGGGCTCAGCTTCGTCATCGGTGTCTACGGGCACGCGACGATCCTGAAGCTCGCACCGTACTTCTCCGCCGCGCTCGCCGTCGTCTTCATCGTGCTCGCCGTGTTCGTGTTCGGCGCGGCCGACTTCAGCTACGCGCCGGTGCCGATGGCGCCCGCCGAGCACTGGGCGATGCTCCTGCTCGGCTTCGCGATCGTCGCGTCGAGCCCGCTGTCGTGGGGCACGGGCGCCGACTACGCCCGCTACCTGCCGGCGGATGTCTCGAAGCGCGCCGTCGCCTGGTGGACCGCCCTCGGCGGGTTCGTCCCCGCGATCGTCATCGGCACCCTCGGCGTCGTCGCGGGCACCGCGATCGACATGACCGACCCGCAGCTCACGATCGCGGAGATCGTGCCCGGATGGTTCACGCCGATCTTCCTCGCGATGATCGTGCTGTCGAGCATCACGAACAACGTGCTCGTCGCGTACTCGACCGGCCTCTACGCACAGGGCCTCGGATTCCGCGTCTCGCGTGCGGCGACGGTCATCATCACTGGCGTCGTCGCCACCGCCGCCGCCGGCTGGTTCGTGTTCATCGCGCCGAGCTTCCTCGACACGCTGAACGCCTCGCTCGAGCTCGCCGTCACCGTGCTCGGGCCCCTGGTCGCGGTCTACGCCGTCGACATCCTGCTGCGGCGCAACCGCTACGACGGCCGGGCGCTCACCGACGAGCGTCGCGGCAGCCCGTTCTGGTACCACGGCGGGGCGTTCTGGCCCGGCGTCATCGCGATGCTCGTCGCGACGACGGTCGCGGCGCTCTCGGCCAACACGACCCTCTACGTCGGTCCCATCGCCGCGGCGCTCGGCGGCGCCGACCTCTCGGCCATCGTGGGCCCGCTCGTCGCGGGCGGTCTCTACGCGGGGCTCTGGCTCACGACGCGCCCGTACCGCGACCCGGCCGCGCGTCCAGCGGCGACGGATGCCGCGACAGGCGTCGGCCCCCATTCCGCCGCATCGGTCGCCGTCGGTGACTCCGCGGCATCCGAGGGCCATGATGAGACGACGGATGCCGCGGCATCCGCTCACCGCGACCTGGAGGTTCCCGCATGA
- a CDS encoding TetR/AcrR family transcriptional regulator has product MSRPTRKKAARKSPAQRAVEIADAASSLALEQGLTAVTLRAIAARIDVAPALVAHYEPNMDSLVATTFARIVASEIEEVDDLLAELPTPTARMAALIDTLLDGTRDDVTVVWVEAWGLGRRNDALAASVREQMDAWQAIVQGVVEEGIASGEFETPDAATVAWQLLGMIDGLNAQALVRWGDASARGSLIGHALEGMLGLARGSLERDELAHGGARPNAPRNSGEEEAHPRHSEAASSSPASG; this is encoded by the coding sequence ATGTCAAGACCCACGCGCAAGAAGGCCGCCCGCAAATCCCCCGCGCAGCGTGCCGTCGAGATCGCGGATGCCGCGAGCTCCCTCGCGCTCGAGCAAGGTCTCACCGCCGTCACGCTCCGGGCGATCGCCGCTCGCATCGACGTCGCGCCCGCCCTCGTGGCCCACTACGAGCCCAACATGGACTCGCTCGTCGCAACGACCTTCGCGAGGATCGTGGCCTCCGAGATCGAGGAGGTCGACGACCTGCTCGCCGAACTGCCGACGCCGACCGCTCGCATGGCCGCCCTCATCGACACCCTCCTCGACGGCACACGTGACGACGTCACCGTCGTGTGGGTCGAGGCATGGGGACTCGGACGCCGCAACGACGCACTCGCGGCATCCGTCCGTGAACAGATGGACGCGTGGCAGGCGATCGTGCAGGGCGTCGTCGAGGAGGGAATCGCGAGCGGCGAGTTCGAGACGCCGGATGCCGCGACCGTCGCATGGCAGCTCCTCGGAATGATCGACGGGCTCAATGCGCAGGCGCTCGTGCGCTGGGGTGACGCGAGCGCACGCGGCTCCCTCATCGGACACGCGCTCGAGGGCATGCTGGGGCTCGCGCGCGGGAGCCTCGAGCGGGACGAACTCGCTCACGGGGGCGCTCGGCCGAACGCCCCGCGTAACTCAGGAGAAGAGGAGGCACACCCTCGCCACAGCGAGGCTGCATCCTCTTCTCCTGCGTCAGGCTGA
- a CDS encoding TM0106 family RecB-like putative nuclease → MYLVDGSVVTSASDLKKASECEFAFLRALDAKLGRIDPVPDPEDAMLERSGRLGDQHELRVLDVYREALGDGVVEIARPDVRDQGAVAAAVEATQAAFAAGAPVVFQATFADEGFIGFADFIVRQPDGRYLVQDSKLARRARVTALLQLAAYAQQLERTGVPCAETVELLLGDGTTSVHRLADIAPVYRLRRARLEQIVAERLAEDGPVAWGDPRYELDGRCPTCDLEVQAHRDVLLVAGLRVTQRIALFEAGITTIDALAASEGPIPGILDATVEGLRLQARLQLEAEASEAVEIALAESGLSTRSPDDPPLPPPVVVRDAASLAAIPEPDAGDLFFDFEGDPLYTEGAASDWGLDYLFGMVDTAEQFTPLWAHSFAEERVALEQFLELVALRRAAHPNMHIYHYASYERTHLLTMAARHGVGEAAVDQLLADGVFVDLYPVVKRAVRVGSRSYSIKKLEPLYMGTELREAEVKSGGDSILEYVRARELAATGEVDPATGLAGAAAAQHVLDDLADYNRYDCVSTLRLRDWLLGLARDAGVEPVPESLLVEAAKAAGKVYEPSPLALHLQAIAGPPDDPDRDADHTALALAAAAIDYHDREAKSFWWSHFFRIEQPLEAWEDHRDVLVVDPAASVVVQRWYREDQHRVDRRHLMLRGRVAPGSRFSVGSELFLLYEPPAPFPRQGLRPGSRTQNSARVLEVLADGVIVEERSVAGVTWSELPMAVVPGTPPPAGRQHDAILEWAQGLANTFPAAWPANPAVDVLRRVPPRTTSGAGLAALTAEHDYVGAVIASLRSLDDSYLAVQGPPGTGKTYVASRVIAELVGRHAWKIGVVAQSHAVVENVLDAVVAAGLHPDLVAKAPKDAREPGHHAYTAIDKNGVADYTSAHAASGFVVGGTAWDFSNTDRLPRGSLDLLVIDEAGQFSLASTIASSVAARNLLLLGDPQQLPQVSQGNHPEPIDTSALGWIADGHDVLPAEFGYFLAESRRMHPAVAGPVSHLSYEGELRSHPVAAQRSLDGVAPGLTAVPVEHAGNTTASAEEALAVVELATSLLGRDWVEAVDPSGATDAAASSRPRPLGQRDLIVVTPLQRATHGRARRARRRQAHRGAGGHRRQVPRSRGRRGHRVARRVVGRRGAARRGVPPAEEPAQRRDLPRQVGRVPHLLPRPARHPAPHARGRRAAERVHPARRRRGTRRRSRVGGVAPRCSASGVGELRHDAVDASLAGLGGLRALDGGDVRLACAR, encoded by the coding sequence ATGTACCTGGTCGACGGTTCCGTCGTCACGAGCGCGAGCGACCTGAAGAAGGCGTCGGAGTGCGAGTTCGCCTTCCTGCGCGCGCTCGACGCGAAGCTCGGCCGCATCGATCCGGTGCCCGACCCCGAAGACGCGATGCTCGAGCGTTCGGGCCGCCTCGGCGACCAGCACGAGCTCCGGGTGCTCGACGTCTACCGCGAGGCGCTCGGCGACGGGGTCGTCGAGATCGCGCGACCCGACGTGCGCGACCAGGGCGCCGTCGCCGCCGCCGTCGAGGCCACGCAGGCCGCCTTCGCGGCCGGTGCGCCGGTGGTCTTCCAGGCCACGTTCGCCGACGAGGGCTTCATCGGCTTCGCCGACTTCATCGTGCGCCAGCCCGACGGCCGCTACCTCGTGCAAGACTCCAAGCTCGCGCGGCGGGCCCGGGTCACCGCACTCCTGCAGCTCGCCGCATACGCCCAGCAGCTCGAGCGCACGGGCGTGCCGTGCGCCGAGACCGTCGAGCTGCTCCTCGGCGACGGCACCACGAGCGTGCACCGCCTCGCCGACATCGCCCCCGTCTACCGCCTTCGCCGCGCCCGTCTCGAGCAGATCGTCGCCGAGCGCCTGGCTGAAGACGGGCCCGTCGCGTGGGGCGACCCCCGCTACGAGCTCGACGGCCGCTGCCCCACGTGCGACCTCGAGGTGCAGGCGCATCGCGACGTGCTGCTCGTGGCCGGGCTCCGCGTCACCCAGCGCATCGCGCTGTTCGAGGCCGGCATCACGACGATCGACGCGCTCGCGGCATCCGAGGGCCCGATTCCCGGCATCCTCGACGCGACCGTCGAAGGGCTCCGCCTCCAGGCCCGACTGCAGCTCGAGGCCGAGGCCAGTGAAGCCGTCGAGATCGCCCTCGCCGAGTCGGGATTGAGCACGCGCTCCCCCGATGACCCGCCGCTCCCGCCGCCGGTGGTCGTGCGCGACGCCGCCTCGCTCGCCGCGATCCCCGAGCCCGACGCCGGCGACCTCTTCTTCGACTTCGAGGGCGATCCGCTCTACACCGAGGGCGCGGCATCCGACTGGGGGCTCGACTACCTGTTCGGCATGGTCGACACCGCCGAACAGTTCACGCCGCTGTGGGCGCATTCCTTCGCCGAAGAGCGCGTGGCGCTCGAGCAGTTCCTCGAGCTCGTCGCGCTGCGGCGTGCGGCGCACCCGAACATGCACATCTACCACTACGCGAGCTACGAGCGCACCCACCTGCTGACCATGGCCGCCCGGCACGGCGTCGGCGAGGCCGCGGTCGACCAGCTGCTCGCCGATGGCGTCTTCGTCGACCTCTACCCCGTCGTGAAGCGCGCGGTGCGCGTCGGCAGCCGCTCATACTCGATCAAGAAGCTCGAGCCGCTCTACATGGGCACCGAGCTGCGCGAGGCCGAGGTGAAATCGGGCGGCGACTCGATCCTCGAATACGTGCGGGCGCGCGAGCTCGCGGCCACCGGCGAGGTCGACCCAGCGACCGGGCTCGCGGGTGCGGCCGCCGCCCAGCACGTGCTCGACGACCTCGCCGACTACAACCGCTACGACTGCGTCTCGACGCTTCGGCTACGCGACTGGCTGCTCGGCCTCGCCCGCGACGCGGGCGTCGAGCCGGTGCCCGAGTCGCTCCTCGTCGAGGCGGCCAAGGCCGCCGGCAAGGTCTACGAGCCGTCGCCGCTCGCACTGCACCTGCAGGCGATCGCCGGGCCGCCCGACGATCCCGACCGTGACGCCGACCACACCGCACTCGCACTCGCCGCTGCCGCCATCGACTACCACGATCGCGAGGCGAAGAGCTTCTGGTGGTCGCACTTCTTCCGCATCGAGCAGCCCCTCGAGGCCTGGGAAGACCACCGCGACGTGCTCGTCGTCGACCCCGCCGCATCCGTCGTCGTACAGCGCTGGTACCGCGAAGACCAGCACCGGGTCGACCGGCGCCACCTCATGCTGCGGGGGCGGGTCGCACCGGGGTCGCGATTCAGCGTCGGCAGCGAGCTCTTCCTCCTCTACGAGCCGCCCGCGCCGTTCCCCCGGCAGGGCCTGCGGCCGGGCTCGCGCACCCAGAACTCCGCGCGCGTGCTCGAGGTGCTCGCCGACGGCGTGATCGTCGAAGAGCGCAGTGTGGCGGGCGTCACCTGGAGCGAGTTGCCGATGGCGGTCGTGCCCGGCACGCCGCCACCAGCCGGCCGCCAGCACGACGCCATCCTCGAATGGGCGCAAGGCCTCGCGAACACGTTCCCCGCGGCGTGGCCGGCGAACCCCGCGGTCGACGTGCTGCGACGGGTGCCGCCACGCACGACGAGCGGCGCCGGCCTTGCCGCGCTCACCGCTGAGCACGACTACGTCGGCGCCGTCATCGCGTCGCTGCGGTCGCTCGACGACTCCTACCTCGCGGTGCAGGGGCCGCCCGGCACCGGCAAGACCTACGTGGCCTCGCGCGTCATCGCCGAGCTCGTCGGCCGGCATGCGTGGAAGATCGGCGTCGTGGCGCAATCCCACGCCGTCGTCGAGAACGTGCTCGACGCCGTGGTCGCTGCCGGCCTCCACCCCGACCTCGTGGCGAAGGCGCCGAAAGACGCCCGCGAGCCGGGCCACCACGCGTACACGGCCATCGACAAGAACGGCGTCGCCGACTACACCTCCGCGCACGCGGCATCCGGATTCGTCGTCGGCGGCACCGCCTGGGACTTCTCCAACACCGACCGCCTGCCCCGCGGCTCGCTCGACCTCCTCGTCATCGACGAGGCCGGCCAGTTCTCGCTGGCGTCGACCATCGCGAGTTCTGTGGCCGCGCGCAACCTGCTGCTGCTCGGCGACCCGCAGCAGCTGCCGCAAGTGAGCCAGGGCAACCACCCCGAGCCCATCGACACCTCCGCCCTCGGCTGGATCGCCGACGGCCACGACGTGCTGCCCGCCGAGTTCGGGTACTTCCTCGCCGAGAGCCGGCGCATGCACCCCGCCGTGGCCGGGCCCGTCTCGCACCTGTCGTACGAGGGCGAGCTGCGCTCGCATCCCGTCGCGGCGCAGCGCTCGCTCGACGGGGTCGCGCCCGGACTCACCGCCGTGCCGGTCGAGCACGCCGGCAACACGACGGCCTCGGCCGAAGAGGCGCTCGCCGTCGTCGAGCTGGCCACGTCGCTGCTCGGCCGCGACTGGGTCGAGGCGGTCGATCCGAGCGGGGCGACGGATGCCGCCGCATCCAGCCGGCCCCGGCCGCTCGGGCAACGCGACCTCATCGTCGTGACTCCCTTACAACGCGCAACTCACGGTCGTGCGCGCCGCGCTCGACGCCGCCAGGCTCACCGAGGTGCCGGTGGGCACCGTCGACAAGTTCCAAGGTCAAGAGGCCGTCGTGGCCATCGTGTCGCTCGCCGCGTCGTCGGCCGCCGCGGCGCCGCGCGGCGTGGAGTTCCTCCTGCTGAAGAACCGGCTCAACGTCGCGATCTCCCGCGCCAAGTGGGCCGCGTACCTCATCTACTCCCCCGGCCTGCTCGACACCCTGCCCCGCACGCCCGAGGGCGTCGCGCAGCTGAGCGCGTTCATCCGGCTCGTCGGCGGCGAGGCACGCGTCGCCGTTCCCGCGTCGGTGGAGTAGCGCCCCGGTGCAGCGCGTCAGGCGTCGGCGAGCTTCGCCACGATGCCGTCGATGCGTCGCTGGCGGGTCTCGGCGGCCTTCGCGCCCTCGACGGCGGTGACGTGCGCCTTGCGTGCGCTCGGTGA
- a CDS encoding YdeI/OmpD-associated family protein gives MRFETTMSQVGNNTGIEVPPEVIEALGAGRKPPVVVNVNGFEYRNTVAVMGGKYMISFSSDKRAATGIGGGDPIVVDVELDTAPRTVEVPADLGAALDGSPGARTAFDALSPSARKAHVTAVEGAKAAETRQRRIDGIVAKLADA, from the coding sequence ATGCGATTCGAGACGACGATGTCCCAGGTCGGCAACAACACGGGCATCGAGGTGCCGCCCGAGGTGATCGAGGCACTCGGCGCGGGCAGGAAGCCGCCGGTCGTCGTCAACGTGAACGGCTTCGAGTACCGCAACACCGTCGCGGTGATGGGCGGCAAGTACATGATCTCGTTCAGTTCCGACAAGCGTGCCGCGACGGGCATCGGCGGCGGCGACCCGATCGTGGTCGACGTGGAGCTCGACACGGCGCCGCGCACCGTCGAGGTGCCCGCCGACCTCGGGGCGGCGCTCGACGGGTCGCCGGGCGCCCGCACCGCGTTCGACGCGTTGTCACCGAGCGCACGCAAGGCGCACGTCACCGCCGTCGAGGGCGCGAAGGCCGCCGAGACCCGCCAGCGACGCATCGACGGCATCGTGGCGAAGCTCGCCGACGCCTGA
- a CDS encoding glutaredoxin family protein, with product MTSPAASDRYPARITMYGAAWCSDCRRSKALLDRRDIDYDYVDLEAVIDGADRAKAISGRTQIPVVVFPDGTHFTEPTDAELAAKLDEAVAA from the coding sequence ATGACTTCCCCCGCAGCATCCGACCGCTACCCTGCCCGCATCACGATGTACGGCGCCGCTTGGTGCAGCGACTGCCGTCGTTCGAAGGCGCTGCTCGACCGGCGCGACATCGACTACGACTACGTCGACCTCGAGGCGGTCATCGACGGCGCCGACCGCGCCAAGGCGATCAGCGGTCGCACGCAGATCCCAGTGGTGGTGTTCCCCGACGGCACGCACTTCACCGAGCCGACCGATGCCGAGCTCGCCGCCAAGCTCGACGAGGCCGTCGCCGCGTAG